AGAAATATTCTCCACAATGTGGATCTTCCTGTAAACTTTTTGTTCAAATTGTAGCCTCCTCctttaaaaaaaagtacaaagaaattatctatatattctcAATGTTGCTATCTTTGCAACAAAACATCTGCAACTATTCCTAGTCTTACAGGAAGAAAAGACACATTGGAGATATGTTCTCTTTGCACCAAAGGTCCATCATACACTAAATCGCTATGCAGATACAAAACCTTACATACATCCACATCATGCAAGAAACACTGAAACAACACACAGCTCAACACACTGAATACATTCACCATACAAACACATTTCAGATATTATTCTATTGGTAATAAATTAAGAACTTTTAGAAATCTtaccctttctcttattcccttgtATCTGGTACAAAAACCTTCCTTGCATCCCAATTAATCAACATCTTTCAAAcacatagagaaaaacaaaagatgtcATCAATGACTAAACAAACTCCTGAAACACAAAACTTCTCTGTATAATAGTttgagcaaaggagagagagaggaaaaaagaaaataggaaagcagaaaaaagacaagaaacaatATGCAGGTGCACACAAAAATTAATAGTAAAGTgatacaaaaaaagggaaaagacctATAGCTACTCTGAATTGCATTTGTAAAAGTCTTTGGTTATTGATGAAACCTATAAAGAAACAGATCATACGGCCATGCGCTAAGCTGACCActgaacacaagaaaaaaaaaaaaaaaaaaaaaaaaaaaatctacaataaaTACTACAACATTGTACCACTGTATCTTCCTGAAGACATGTAAAAAGTAAAGCTTTAGCAAAATAATTCAAGCATAATAAGACTGGCTATGTAAATATGCAACCATACATTTCAGCACAGTTTCATATCAATTAAGCCAGCATTTTCGGTGGAGAGAGAAACCTAGTACCAAACATCATTAGTCCCTGACTATTTTGTCAAGTAATGGTAACACTGTCATCTGTCTATGGCTTTCCTTGCAAAGTACATGATATGTAAAAAGAACTTTTTAACAGGTATTCTAGCTGATGGCATGATCTTACTTAGTACATCTGTCTCAGAGCAACCTTTATACTCTAGGCTAGACACACAACTCACTCCCTTACAAGTCACTACCACTGAACACCCTGGAAGAAACTACTGCAGTATCACTTGCAGACATGTAACTTTCACCCAATATATTACAGTTATAAAAATGGAAGggttgaagaaaaaataatgagaaaaatataatacatagaaaatgaaaataaatccttATCTAAGTACATGCACGGAATAATCATCTTGGAGAAAAATCTGGGCCAAGATAAACTTATGTTTTATAAAATATGGAATGCCATGTCACTATTGAATCTTGGGCAGTTACACTCTGTTTTCTGGTAAATTTCTTGTACaccttaatctttctttttccatgACACTACTTTGTAACATGTTAATACTAAGGTGTTTTTCCAATACCAGGAACTTCCATTTACTTGGTCATCATGTCTGCTTAACTACAATGTTAGTTATCAATCTTACCAAATAACTAACCAATGGTATACAGACGAGCAAAGCAAACTTCCATAGTTATTTGTAATTTCTGCTGGAGAAGGTGAATCATTTCATGATGACTTTTTCATGAACAGCAGCAGTCATGTCTTAAACATCAATTCCACATTATTTGATGACAAACTACAGAAGTTCTATCCATACCTCACATGACTGTTTTTACTACATTTTTGTGTATCCCTATTCAACTAACGACTGTGCTCAATTGATTTCTGATGTGTAGGATGGAAGTACAAGTCGACAGCTTCAGAATAACATCTGGAGAATCCTGAAGGGCCAACAAGACAGACTCAGGTAAACTCATGACCTGGAATATCTGTACAACCATGTAACCAGGATACCTCTACACCAGaaacaatatttgttttttttgtttctacctCACTGGATCTGAACTAAAACAAGCTGCATATATTAGTTAccttctgtatatataaacatattttggcATTTCTATGTaactcatttccttcttctctactgTCTTAGGTAGACTTGTAACTAAAGGGTTTTCAACACTTCATAAAATGCAATTATTGTCTTTAGTGCCTCACtcatcttttcgttttcttcttgaaaTAATTTCACATCCTTaagacattataataataataatgaaatgctgTCTTGTACAGCACCTTGGAAGTGAAAATGAAGTATGTCCTCTCTGTACAGTTTAGGAACAAGACATTTTGGTATAGTGCCTTTCTATGGAGTCTCAAAATCTCCTCTGCCAACTAATTCCTagccttttttttccaaaacaaatATCATTCACAAACTGCATTTTCTCTTGCAGCAAACAAGTGTGGATAAATATTGGAGACCCATCAGTGTTCAGTCATTAACAGGATGTATGTACCTTCAGCACTGAAATTCTGGCCGCGTCAGCTCAGGGATAGATATTTAGAAGAGAGAACTTCAGCCTTTTTGTTAAGCAGTAATATCCCTCTGGCATTTCAAGGTTCAATCCATTATTTCCAGAGGTATTTCTATGCCTTTCCCGAGTTCTTCACATTTCCAATGAGTACATCCCTCCAAGGAAAGGGTTCCTCATTCCTCTTTAATGTTCCCTGGATTCATCATACTGCCATTCATAACTTGTGCCGGCAACTTGAAGGTGTCCCGTTTCACAAGTGACATTGCTAAGAGTTTGAatctgaaagaaaggaaaaataattaagcctttgataatgaggaaaaacaaaaatcctgataatgaggagagaggagagtggaagcaaagagaaaataacaatatataacttATGGATTAGAACTGATAAGGACACAAAcctcatatatatttcatgtctAATTGTTGCTGTGAACTTCTTGACGAGACACCATGCAGTTGCTGTAGCAAATAGGATATTGTAACCAAGAACTATCCAGAAGTTTCCAAGCCAACTGATCTTTCCAAAGTCTCCCAGCAGATCAAAATTTGTTAtccctgaaaaagagaaaagaaaaatataaactgtAGTTGTTACAAAAAGGAGAGATATTGAAAAGAATCAAAATTGGATGCAAAAATCATGTTTCATCACAACTTCACAAATAGAAGCCTCTTGGGGGTTCACTAACCTAGAGTCCTGGCCAAAAGAGGCAGGGCACTTGAGAGGATCAGAACCACCACACAGTTGGCGATGATGTGCACCATCGGAGTGTCTTGGGGCCTCGGACGGATCTTGGCTATGAGGGGCAGGGAGTAGCACCCCAGGAGAGATGCCACAATCAGGTACAATATGAGCACAACCTCCAGCACTGCTCCCACTGGCCCCAGCACAGACAGTAGCACTGACCGCTGGAAGAGGATTACAAAGTTAAATATGTTGCTCaattttatatacagacatatacatcagAAACATATGTGCATGAAGAGGGAAATCtgcatattataattatatgaataatatgaattgtTAAATGTGATAGCTCGACTAAGTGACAGATAAAGTGACCCACCTTGCCCTGCTGTGCCTCTCCGAGGATTGCAGGGGCCGATGCCAGGGGCAGGGCCTTGATGCCCACAAGCAGCTGGAGTGTGTTGAGCCCCACAATCACCACCGCAGTGCCTGTCAACGCAAGCAGGAGCAGCAGGGCCAGGGGGTAGGCCAGGGTACGCTGGAATACGCCTGCACGGCGCCTCTCCTCtgcaggggaagaaagagatcATGAATCAATAGCTGCAAGGAAAAGCATCCAAACTGGACACGCATAAAGCCTGGAAGTCTAAACAAAAATTTGATTAAGAACATCTATAAATTCTTAATGGTTTAATTTCATCCCTCCACATCAAATCCCAAACCATGAGTACTTCAATGTGTTACAATACAattgaaaagaaaggaagtaggTAAGAAAGAACTGCACTTTTAAAGCAACCACTCAGCTCCACTCTCAAAATGCAGGGTAAAAAGGCAGAAAAACAGGGCCTTTGGCAAAAGCTAAAATTTACCTTCTGTCTGGAATACTTACTGACCTGCGGGCATCAAAAATGTTGAATTATGTAAGAAATATCATTCTTCCATATTACGTAATGAGTTTATTTGTTATAGCCCTTGCCAAGTTATTAAAATACTCATATTTCTGAATATCTGCATGATTCAttatatcatacaaataaaaatggatgataaaaaaaaaaagagaaaagaaaaaggaaaacaggtatcaatataaaaaaaatgataaatacaataatagcaTTGCTGATATGAATTGCAATGccaataacagcagtgataatggaaataatattgatgttacgactgcaataacgaaacaaaaaaatcactaacaacaaaaagaaccacaatggtgttggtgatgataactaacgataatgatggtggtggttagaGGCGgtgatgattatatgataattaaggaagaggaagaggaagaggaagaggaagaagaagaagaggaggaagaagaagaggaagaggaagaggaagagaagaagaggaagaagaggaagaagagggagaggaagatgaagacaaagatgacgataatgaagtagaaaatgaagaagaaaaaaaagaagaagacaaggacaAAACTAAAGATGACGATGCCaacagaagaggatgaagatgacacCAAAACCCCAAGCGCCAAAACAAGCGACGCATCCCCCCCAcggcccccgcccccgcccccgccccccccacgtACCGAGCTTAATCCGGGTTCTCTTGACCGCGTGGTACTGCTGGAGTAGCGCCTCGACCGTGGGCATGTTGGCGATGGTCCTGGTGATGGCGCGGGCGTGCGGGTGCGCCGGCCGGTCCAGTTGGCGGGCGAGGGCGTCCTCCTGCAGCACGGCCGCCTGGTACTCCTCCGCCAGGTCGCGCAGAAACCCAGGCTTCACCACTAGCCTGCCCATGGCCGTGAACAGGTGCGCCAGACCCACGGGCGTGCAcactgggggaagggagggatttaatagtaataataataataacaataataataataataataataaaacactattACTAGGaattacacatatgcacattgaTGAATcgtgaaaaaaacagaaacaatctCCATTCATTAGTAATACTGAAACTCATTGcgcaaaaaaaatcttcattaactagtgtgataatactgatacttacGGAGAAGCATGAGGACACCAAGACACGATATCAAAGAGTACAAGAAGGGCAGGTAAAAACTGCCCCAAACATctggaaacggagagaaaaaaaaagcggtaAAATTTGTATCACCAATATCTGCAATCAGTATTAAACATTCCCAAAGATCAAACTTCCTGCCACTTCACAGTATGcccaataatgaagaaaaaaaaaaaaagaaaaaaaaaaaaaaaaaaacacacacacgaaacaaaaataaataatatatacaaaagtaaaaatcttaaaaaaaaaaaaaaaaaaaaacacactaaagGAACATAATGGTTCTGGTTACGACAGATGGCCATAATTTTAAACATATTCCCAACTTCTATACCGCAGGCCACTTCGCAACTAAGCTGAAGTCTCGCGGGccacacatgcatgtattttaATGACTCAAAGCGTACACAAAATTGATGTTAACACTTCTTTTTCAACATGTTAATTTAACGTCTCAAGTCGACTTTACCGCTACCAAATTTACCATGTCGATCGCAATATTAGTCGACAGGCATATCTATCATAATCACGGTCGCTAGCCCCGAGATCCACACTCTACTGAACATTGCCATCCTgatatattacataataataacgGTTGTTGAACCCGCGGTCTCTAAGAAATAACTTATTTAGACCTTGGGTGAACCGGACCCGCTCTCTTCCCTGACCTACGGCGGTTTTTCCCGCTAAACATTATATCATGACCTCCGTAACTCTGTTTGGATGTCGACCTTTTAAGTCTATAGATGaaatgtggggagggagggagggagggagggagggagggagggagggagggggagagagagagagagagagagagagagagagagagagagagagagagagagagagaaagcgagagagagaatgaacagagggaaagtgagagatggggaaataaagagaaaggaaaaagaaagagaaaggaaagaaagaatgggggaaagaagagagaggggaaaagagggagaaatagtgagtgagggggagggggaggggtagggggagggagagagagggagggacggacaaataaataagtagatagagagagagagagagagagagagagagagagagagcaagagaaagagagatcaagagcgagagaggcaaTTAGAGCGTCGGGTTCAATGGCTGGTTGCGAGAATATTACCGCGATTTACTGTACAGTTACTTCTGCGTTGCCTAAAGTAATGAATGGTGGAATATGAATCAGACTTTGATTTGTTTAGAGacacgtacatttatacacatacatacatacatatatacacatgcgcacagacacacacacacacacacacacacactataaaatctaaaaaagtatttgaagacaacaaaaacaacaacaaaaaagttacACCACATACAATGGAAATAATCTGTGGAGGCAAATACcctgtgcgtatatgtatttgtatatgtataggtatatgtatatgtatatgtatatgtatatgtatatgtatatgtatatgtatatgtatatgtatatgtatatgtatatgtatatgtatatgtatatatatgtatatgtgtatatatatatatatattacataaacttatataatcTTTGGTAAACAGCCTAGGTATATAACGGGAAAAAAGTTTTCACCCAAGATACTTGGAGGCATAAATGATACAGCAATTTTCGTACGAtttcgattttttaaaaatgtttagtTCGGTTTCATAATCCATCGTCACAGTCCATTGGGAGGGAAACACATTAACAGAAACGAAACTTAGAGGAAACGgcttaaataataatagtaataacaataataataataataataataataataataataataataataataataatactgatggtgacgataatgatgatgacgatgataagcata
The sequence above is drawn from the Penaeus chinensis breed Huanghai No. 1 chromosome 17, ASM1920278v2, whole genome shotgun sequence genome and encodes:
- the LOC125033919 gene encoding protein LMBR1L-like, whose translation is MPTKGAVGSTLEGGFGPVGGGDAGGVEVGAGHGRSCSEAQMSRRNRCGQLCLWVSAWNEFDPFRIRPRASFASWVESKQEDVHTASRLGQPQRFPGVYCGLDFLPFVLLVHFLPLWLCTFSLSVSLGAVLLLPISILSNEVLTLYRDSLYVQWLNLSLIQGLWNIIFLFSNLSLFVGLPFAYLFTESEGFPGSKKGLRARIVETVVVLTLLVVLVFGVALILSFLLGYYEQENLSQVIGVIVGAMTSWQRLLMFFYLILQVKLDVWGSFYLPFLYSLISCLGVLMLLLCTPVGLAHLFTAMGRLVVKPGFLRDLAEEYQAAVLQEDALARQLDRPAHPHARAITRTIANMPTVEALLQQYHAVKRTRIKLEERRRAGVFQRTLAYPLALLLLLALTGTAVVIVGLNTLQLLVGIKALPLASAPAILGEAQQGKRSVLLSVLGPVGAVLEVVLILYLIVASLLGCYSLPLIAKIRPRPQDTPMVHIIANCVVVLILSSALPLLARTLGITNFDLLGDFGKISWLGNFWIVLGYNILFATATAWCLVKKFTATIRHEIYMRFKLLAMSLVKRDTFKLPAQVMNGSMMNPGNIKEE